In Penaeus chinensis breed Huanghai No. 1 chromosome 19, ASM1920278v2, whole genome shotgun sequence, a single genomic region encodes these proteins:
- the LOC125035439 gene encoding juvenile hormone acid O-methyltransferase-like yields the protein MEDAQLYVSANALQRRDALVVLTEFLPQMAWQEEGENILDIGCGSGDVTRNLLMPLLPRVEQVTGVDISQEMVSFASKTFQHNTLAFRQLDIERTIQPRQTFPDGFSKVFSFYCLHWVKDQPRCLNNIYQLLQPGGEALLVFLAHNPLFSMYQSMSEKTEWNEYMQDVSNFIPAYQYKSDPAQCMADVAEEAGFEIISCEAPQFEFVFENINYLKNAIKAVNPFLKRIPTESQDAFLMDCLKELSKLKTQQEDGKTVARYNLMIAHLLRPE from the exons ATGGAGGACGCCCAACTGTACGTCTCGGCCAACGCCCTTCAACGACGCGATGCCCTTGTGGTGCTGACGGAATTCCTGCCGCAGATGGCGTGGCAGGAGGAGGGCGAGAACATCCTGGACATTGGTTGTGGTTCTG GTGACGTCACGAGGAACCTGCTGATGCCCTTGCTGCCCCGCGTCGAGCAGGTAACAGGCGTGGACATCTCGCAGGAAATGGTGAGCTTCGCATCCAAGACCTTCCAGCATAACACCCTCGCCTTCCGTCAGCTCGACATCGAGAGGACCATACAGCCGCGCCAGACCTTCCCCGACGGCTTCTCCAAG gtATTCTCGTTCTATTGCCTGCACTGGGTCAAGGACCAGCCCCGCTGCCTCAACAACATCTACCAGCTTCTCCAGCCCGGAGGCGAGGCCCTGCTGGTGTTCTTGGCCCACAACCCGCTCTTCTCCATGTACCAGAGCATGAGCGAGAAGACCGAGTGGAATGAATACATGCAG gACGTGAGTAACTTCATCCCGGCCTACCAGTACAAGAGCGACCCCGCGCAGTGCATGGCTGATGTCGCTGAGGAAGCAGGTTTCGAGATCATTTCCTGCGAAGCTCCTCAGTTCGAGTTTGTTTTCGAGAACATTAATTACCTGAAGA ACGCCATCAAGGCCGTGAACCCTTTCCTGAAGCGGATCCCGACGGAGAGCCAGGACGCCTTCCTCATGGACTGCCTCAAGGAACTGTCCAAGCTCAAGACGCAGCAGGAAGACGGCAAGACGGTGGCTAGATACAACCTTATGATCGCTCACCTTCTTCGTCCGGAGTGA